In a single window of the Danio rerio strain Tuebingen ecotype United States chromosome 20, GRCz12tu, whole genome shotgun sequence genome:
- the btbd6b gene encoding BTB/POZ domain-containing protein 6-B isoform X1 produces MPTTPDCLYGRIMKFLTFFLLLPETLKRTRKSGKQLSKLPVCYEIVTLSLRKKMAAELYPASINTNLPNSNSTAVTAASKKTIVQVTQTVTTPTTTATQQNINNNNVETASWQSTHPTLRERNALMFNNELMADVHFVVGPPGASQKVPAHKYVLAVGSSVFGAMFYGDLAEGESEIHIPDVEPAAFLILLKYMYSDEIELEADTVLATLYAAKKYIVPALAKACVTFLETSLEAKNACVLLSQSRLFEEPELTLRCWEVIDAQAELALHSEGFCEIDLQTLEIILKRETLNTREAVVFQAALDWAVAECKRQGLGPTARNKRAVLGKALYLVRIPTMTLEEFANGAAQSDVLTLEETHDVFLWYTAANKPKLEFPLQKRKGLTPQRCHRFQSSAYRSNQWRYRGRCDSIQFAVDKRIFIAGLGLYGSSGGKAEYSVKIELKRQGVTLAQNLTKFISDGSSNTFSVWFEHPVQVEQDTFYTVSAVLDGNELSYFGQEGMTEVQCGKVTFQFQCSSDSTNGTGVQGGQIPELVFYA; encoded by the exons ATGCCAACAACGCCAGATTGCCTATATGGCAGGATCATGAAGTTTTTGACGTTTTTCCTTTTGCTTCCAGAAACCTTAAAAAGGACTAGAAAGAGTGGGAAACAGCTCAGCAAGCTGCCAGTATGCTATGAAATCGTGACTTTGTCCTTGAGGAAGAAGATGGCTGCAGAACTCTATCCTGCCAGCATAAATACCAACCTTCCAAACAGTAACAGCACAGCAGTCACAGCTGCCAGCAAAAAGACCATCGTCCAAGTCACTCAAACGGTGACCACACCGACTACAACTGCCACTCAGCagaacatcaacaataataacgTCGAGACTGCCAGCTGGCAGTCCACTCACCCGACATTGCGAGAAAG GAATGCTTTGATGTTCAATAACGAACTCATGGCAGATGTTCATTTTGTTGTGGGTCCTCCTGGCGCATCCCAAAAAGTTCCAGCACACAAG TATGTGCTGGCAGTGGGGAGTTCTGTTTTTGGTGCCATGTTTTATGGAGATCTAGCAGAAGGAGAATCTGAGATTCATATTCCTGATGTGGAACCTGCtgcttttttaattcttttgaa GTACATGTACAGCGATGAGATTGAACTTGAAGCGGACACAGTGCTGGCCACTCTGTACGCTGCCAAAAAATATATAGTGCCTGCGCTGGCTAAGGCCTGTGTCACCTTTCTGGAGACAAGCCTGGAGGCCAAAAATGCCTGTGTGTTGTTGTCCCAGAGTAGACTATTTGAGGAGCCTGAGCTGACCCTGCGGTGTTGGGAGGTCATTGATGCTCAGGCTGAACTGGCGCTTCACTCTGAGGGCTTCTGTGAGATTGATCTTCAAACGCTGGAGATCATACTAAAGAGAGAGACTCTGAATACCCGGGAGGCAGTGGTCTTTCAGGCAGCTCTTGATTGGGCTGTGGCTGAATGCAAAAGGCAAGGACTGGGACCGACCGCTCGTAATAAAAGGGCAGTGCTGGGCAAGGCTCTCTACTTGGTTCGCATCCCAACCATGACCCTGGAGGAGTTCGCCAATGGAGCTGCACAGTCAGATGTATTGACTCTGGAAGAGACTCATGATGTCTTCCTTTGGTACACTGCAGCCAATAAACCCAAGCTGGAATTCCCACTACAAAAAAGAAAAGGTTTGACGCCACAGCGATGCCATCGCTTCCAGTCTTCGGCCTACCGCAGTAACCAGTGGCGCTACCGTGGACGTTGCGATAGCATCCAGTTTGCAGTGGACAAGAGGATTTTCATCGCAGGACTTGGCTTGTATGGTTCAAGTGGTGGAAAGGCAGAGTACAGCGTCAAGATCGAACTCAAGCGCCAAGGAGTGACTCTGGCCCAGAACCTAACAAAATTTATCTCAGATGGATCCAGCAACACCTTCTCCGTATGGTTTGAACACCCCGTCCAAGTGGAGCAGGACACCTTCTACACAGTCAGTGCTGTATTGGATGGGAATGAACTTAGTTATTTTGGACAGGAGGGTATGACAGAAGTGCAGTGTGGAAAAGTGACCTTCCAGTTCCAGTGTTCCTCGGACAGTACCAATGGAACTGGAGTCCAGGGGGGTCAGATCCCAGAGCTGGTCTTCTATGCGTGA
- the btbd6b gene encoding BTB/POZ domain-containing protein 6-B: MAAELYPASINTNLPNSNSTAVTAASKKTIVQVTQTVTTPTTTATQQNINNNNVETASWQSTHPTLRERNALMFNNELMADVHFVVGPPGASQKVPAHKYVLAVGSSVFGAMFYGDLAEGESEIHIPDVEPAAFLILLKYMYSDEIELEADTVLATLYAAKKYIVPALAKACVTFLETSLEAKNACVLLSQSRLFEEPELTLRCWEVIDAQAELALHSEGFCEIDLQTLEIILKRETLNTREAVVFQAALDWAVAECKRQGLGPTARNKRAVLGKALYLVRIPTMTLEEFANGAAQSDVLTLEETHDVFLWYTAANKPKLEFPLQKRKGLTPQRCHRFQSSAYRSNQWRYRGRCDSIQFAVDKRIFIAGLGLYGSSGGKAEYSVKIELKRQGVTLAQNLTKFISDGSSNTFSVWFEHPVQVEQDTFYTVSAVLDGNELSYFGQEGMTEVQCGKVTFQFQCSSDSTNGTGVQGGQIPELVFYA; the protein is encoded by the exons ATGGCTGCAGAACTCTATCCTGCCAGCATAAATACCAACCTTCCAAACAGTAACAGCACAGCAGTCACAGCTGCCAGCAAAAAGACCATCGTCCAAGTCACTCAAACGGTGACCACACCGACTACAACTGCCACTCAGCagaacatcaacaataataacgTCGAGACTGCCAGCTGGCAGTCCACTCACCCGACATTGCGAGAAAG GAATGCTTTGATGTTCAATAACGAACTCATGGCAGATGTTCATTTTGTTGTGGGTCCTCCTGGCGCATCCCAAAAAGTTCCAGCACACAAG TATGTGCTGGCAGTGGGGAGTTCTGTTTTTGGTGCCATGTTTTATGGAGATCTAGCAGAAGGAGAATCTGAGATTCATATTCCTGATGTGGAACCTGCtgcttttttaattcttttgaa GTACATGTACAGCGATGAGATTGAACTTGAAGCGGACACAGTGCTGGCCACTCTGTACGCTGCCAAAAAATATATAGTGCCTGCGCTGGCTAAGGCCTGTGTCACCTTTCTGGAGACAAGCCTGGAGGCCAAAAATGCCTGTGTGTTGTTGTCCCAGAGTAGACTATTTGAGGAGCCTGAGCTGACCCTGCGGTGTTGGGAGGTCATTGATGCTCAGGCTGAACTGGCGCTTCACTCTGAGGGCTTCTGTGAGATTGATCTTCAAACGCTGGAGATCATACTAAAGAGAGAGACTCTGAATACCCGGGAGGCAGTGGTCTTTCAGGCAGCTCTTGATTGGGCTGTGGCTGAATGCAAAAGGCAAGGACTGGGACCGACCGCTCGTAATAAAAGGGCAGTGCTGGGCAAGGCTCTCTACTTGGTTCGCATCCCAACCATGACCCTGGAGGAGTTCGCCAATGGAGCTGCACAGTCAGATGTATTGACTCTGGAAGAGACTCATGATGTCTTCCTTTGGTACACTGCAGCCAATAAACCCAAGCTGGAATTCCCACTACAAAAAAGAAAAGGTTTGACGCCACAGCGATGCCATCGCTTCCAGTCTTCGGCCTACCGCAGTAACCAGTGGCGCTACCGTGGACGTTGCGATAGCATCCAGTTTGCAGTGGACAAGAGGATTTTCATCGCAGGACTTGGCTTGTATGGTTCAAGTGGTGGAAAGGCAGAGTACAGCGTCAAGATCGAACTCAAGCGCCAAGGAGTGACTCTGGCCCAGAACCTAACAAAATTTATCTCAGATGGATCCAGCAACACCTTCTCCGTATGGTTTGAACACCCCGTCCAAGTGGAGCAGGACACCTTCTACACAGTCAGTGCTGTATTGGATGGGAATGAACTTAGTTATTTTGGACAGGAGGGTATGACAGAAGTGCAGTGTGGAAAAGTGACCTTCCAGTTCCAGTGTTCCTCGGACAGTACCAATGGAACTGGAGTCCAGGGGGGTCAGATCCCAGAGCTGGTCTTCTATGCGTGA